A genomic segment from Chitinophaga niabensis encodes:
- a CDS encoding sugar phosphate isomerase/epimerase family protein, with protein sequence MALPVRFGVSTWLWTSPFSTASIHELFPKIASMGFDVVEIAVEDPALIDVKAVQEALVKYNLKANICGAFGPSRDLTHEDPAVHQNCFTYIAACLDICVALGTDFFGGPMYSAVGKARMIPPEQRKKEWDLAVQNLRIVCDMAAARGLSIALEPLNRFESDLVNTTEDVLRLVKDIQHPAAGIMLDGFHMSIEERDVEQAILAAGDKLIHLQVSENYRGTPGTGQTPWLAYRKGLEAINYTGTVTIESFTPANQELAGAVCFWHPMAESQDGFATEGLRFLKDWAK encoded by the coding sequence ATGGCCTTACCCGTTAGATTTGGTGTGAGTACCTGGCTGTGGACGTCTCCCTTTTCCACAGCCAGCATCCACGAATTGTTCCCGAAGATCGCCAGCATGGGATTTGATGTAGTGGAGATAGCAGTGGAAGACCCTGCACTGATTGATGTAAAAGCAGTACAGGAAGCACTCGTGAAATACAACCTGAAAGCAAATATCTGCGGCGCTTTCGGGCCTTCACGCGATCTTACACATGAAGATCCCGCAGTGCATCAGAACTGTTTTACCTATATCGCCGCCTGCCTGGATATTTGTGTTGCCTTAGGTACTGATTTCTTTGGCGGCCCTATGTATTCAGCTGTAGGGAAAGCAAGGATGATACCTCCTGAACAACGTAAAAAGGAATGGGACCTTGCGGTGCAAAATCTGCGCATTGTTTGCGATATGGCCGCAGCCCGGGGGCTCAGCATTGCTTTAGAACCACTCAACCGCTTTGAATCAGACCTGGTAAATACTACGGAAGATGTATTACGCCTGGTGAAAGACATCCAACATCCTGCCGCAGGTATTATGCTGGATGGCTTTCATATGAGCATTGAAGAAAGGGATGTGGAACAGGCGATCCTTGCAGCAGGAGATAAGCTCATCCACCTGCAGGTATCGGAGAACTACAGGGGAACGCCGGGAACAGGGCAAACCCCCTGGTTGGCTTATCGCAAAGGCCTGGAAGCAATTAATTATACAGGCACGGTAACCATAGAAAGTTTCACCCCAGCCAACCAGGAACTGGCAGGTGCAGTGTGTTTCTGGCATCCCATGGCAGAAAGCCAGGACGGCTTTGCTACAGAAGGCCTTCGTTTTTTGAAAGACTGGGCTAAATAA
- a CDS encoding YceI family protein, with protein sequence MTHWKIDESHSEIGFKVKHLMITNVSGYFTQFSGSIQTASDDFHDATITFEAATDSINTQNKQRDEHLRNGDFFDTEKFPKINFVSTKVKKITDEQYKLLGELTIKGQTHPIELEVTRNGYTVDPWGQEKAGFALKGRLHRTDYGLRWNATTEAGGIVLSDEVKLNMEIQLVKSNN encoded by the coding sequence ATGACACACTGGAAGATCGATGAATCACACAGCGAAATAGGATTCAAAGTAAAACACCTGATGATCACTAACGTGAGCGGCTATTTTACCCAATTCTCCGGGAGCATTCAAACAGCCAGCGATGATTTTCACGACGCCACCATTACTTTTGAAGCCGCAACAGACAGTATTAATACCCAGAACAAACAAAGGGACGAACACCTCAGGAATGGCGATTTCTTTGATACGGAAAAATTCCCCAAGATCAATTTTGTATCCACGAAGGTGAAGAAGATAACAGACGAACAGTATAAACTCTTAGGTGAACTGACCATTAAAGGGCAAACACATCCCATTGAACTGGAGGTAACGCGTAACGGTTATACGGTAGACCCATGGGGACAGGAAAAGGCAGGATTTGCATTAAAAGGAAGGCTGCACCGCACAGATTACGGTTTACGCTGGAATGCTACCACAGAAGCTGGTGGTATTGTGTTGAGTGATGAAGTGAAACTGAATATGGAAATACAATTAGTGAAGTCTAATAATTAA
- a CDS encoding AraC family transcriptional regulator, with amino-acid sequence MKHVFHKSEIPLSQIFVVRRLQENHFDPIWHAHSEYQLFVVLEGTGTRFIGDSIKAFKPGELIFTGPHLPHLWRSDEAYFGKNASLKTDGIVIYFNEHFLGDHMMDKEEMIALKKLFDRAGRGLEFFGGPREQIISMMQELTGMKGLQSVIQLLQILAIMAGTKEYDYISSRAYELENNPGEADRMNIVYDYVLKNFRRKILLEELSELLHMTPTSFSRYFTTKNNKPFSRFVSEIRIKHACKLLTETDAPIAHICYECGFNTLSNFNKQFKEFMLRKPAEYKKAFLSI; translated from the coding sequence TTGAAGCATGTTTTTCATAAATCAGAGATACCACTCTCCCAGATCTTTGTGGTTCGCCGCCTCCAGGAAAACCACTTCGATCCTATCTGGCATGCTCATTCCGAATACCAGCTTTTTGTAGTGCTGGAAGGCACCGGCACCCGTTTTATCGGAGACAGTATCAAAGCATTCAAACCGGGGGAACTCATTTTCACCGGCCCCCACCTTCCTCATTTATGGCGCAGCGATGAAGCCTATTTCGGAAAAAATGCCTCCCTGAAAACAGACGGTATTGTGATCTACTTCAATGAACATTTCCTGGGCGATCATATGATGGACAAAGAAGAAATGATAGCCCTCAAAAAATTGTTTGACCGTGCCGGGCGTGGACTGGAATTCTTTGGTGGCCCAAGGGAACAGATCATCTCTATGATGCAGGAACTCACCGGCATGAAGGGCCTGCAGAGTGTGATACAGCTCCTTCAGATCCTCGCCATCATGGCTGGCACAAAAGAATACGACTATATCTCGTCCAGGGCCTATGAATTAGAGAACAACCCCGGGGAAGCAGACCGGATGAACATTGTATATGACTATGTATTGAAGAATTTCCGCCGTAAGATATTGCTGGAAGAATTATCAGAACTCCTGCACATGACGCCTACTTCCTTCAGCCGGTATTTCACCACCAAGAACAATAAACCTTTCTCCCGCTTTGTTTCCGAAATACGCATCAAACATGCCTGCAAACTATTAACAGAAACAGATGCCCCCATAGCGCATATCTGTTATGAATGTGGTTTTAACACCCTTTCCAACTTCAATAAGCAGTTTAAGGAATTCATGCTCCGGAAACCCGCAGAGTATAAGAAGGCGTTTTTGAGTATCTGA
- a CDS encoding YjgN family protein gives MQQPNSRQGDVLNTPSLSFHGSGETYFGILIVNMLLMVVTLGFYYPWAKAKELQFLYSSTEMEGSRFSWNGTGAEIFKGFIKAVGIFAALITIVYIFNAMGLPFLSVLVYLVSLLLLVPYAIHGSTRYHWSRTAWRSIRFGYRGDRNEFIKLFIKEMLLTLVTLGIYGSWAAMNIRNYVMSHLRFGSGEFYYEGDGWEYFKMNIKGYFLTLFTLGIYIFWWQADIFRYSIDHMRLLHGNKSYNFQSKATGGGFAGLLIVNMLIFIFTLGFGFAWIQVRTIKFLLANVEIDGDISLADLQQTEEEYRNAMGEDLADILDLGVI, from the coding sequence ATGCAACAACCGAACAGCCGTCAGGGCGATGTTTTAAACACTCCTTCCCTATCATTTCATGGAAGCGGTGAAACTTATTTCGGCATTCTGATCGTTAATATGCTCCTTATGGTCGTGACCCTTGGATTTTATTATCCCTGGGCAAAGGCAAAGGAACTGCAATTCCTGTATTCCTCTACTGAAATGGAAGGCTCCCGGTTTTCCTGGAATGGAACAGGTGCTGAGATCTTTAAGGGATTCATTAAAGCGGTGGGCATCTTTGCCGCATTAATTACCATAGTATATATTTTCAATGCTATGGGATTACCTTTCCTTTCCGTCCTCGTTTACCTGGTTTCCCTGTTACTCCTTGTTCCTTATGCCATTCATGGTTCTACCCGTTACCATTGGTCAAGGACTGCCTGGAGAAGTATCCGTTTTGGATATCGTGGCGACAGGAATGAATTCATTAAGCTATTCATCAAAGAAATGCTGCTTACCCTTGTAACATTGGGTATTTATGGATCATGGGCGGCTATGAACATTCGTAACTACGTGATGAGCCATCTCCGTTTCGGCAGTGGCGAATTCTATTATGAAGGAGATGGCTGGGAATATTTTAAAATGAACATCAAAGGCTATTTCCTCACCCTTTTCACACTGGGTATTTATATCTTCTGGTGGCAGGCTGATATATTCCGTTACAGCATTGATCACATGCGCCTGCTGCATGGCAACAAGTCCTATAACTTCCAGTCGAAAGCTACAGGTGGTGGTTTCGCGGGATTGCTGATCGTTAATATGCTGATCTTCATCTTTACCCTCGGCTTTGGTTTTGCATGGATCCAGGTGCGTACCATTAAATTCCTGCTGGCCAATGTAGAGATCGATGGAGATATCAGCCTGGCTGATCTTCAGCAAACAGAAGAAGAATACAGGAACGCTATGGGCGAAGACCTGGCAGATATATTAGACCTTGGTGTGATCTAA
- a CDS encoding LLM class flavin-dependent oxidoreductase, which translates to MEIGIDSFAARFSEKAGNALNDQDAMNQLLERIEFADRSNLDIFGIGEHHRKGFLDSAPSMILAAAAARTKRIRLTSAVTVLSAIDPVRAFQNYATLDLISNGRAEMVVGRGSFTDAFPLFGYSLQDYDALFTEKLDLLLKIRDNEFVTWSGKFRPALRNQPVYPRPAQEKLPVWLGVGGTPQSFVRAGTLGLPLMVAIIGGETHRFRPLIDLYREAGKKAGHSPEDLKVGLHSLGYVANTTEEAFEDFYPGYAASMTEVGKERGWPPMTRERFYSQAGPTGALLVGSVEEVAEKVLRHAEALGGISRLTFQMDSAELSHEKLMESIGLIGTKLKPLVV; encoded by the coding sequence ATGGAAATAGGAATAGATAGTTTCGCCGCCAGGTTCAGTGAAAAGGCAGGCAATGCCCTGAACGATCAGGATGCCATGAACCAATTGCTGGAAAGGATTGAATTTGCAGACCGTTCCAACCTGGACATCTTTGGGATCGGGGAACACCACCGAAAGGGTTTCCTTGATTCTGCACCTTCCATGATCCTTGCAGCAGCAGCTGCCCGCACCAAACGTATCCGGTTAACGAGTGCAGTAACCGTACTCAGTGCCATAGATCCCGTAAGGGCCTTTCAGAACTATGCCACTTTGGACCTTATTTCCAATGGCCGTGCTGAAATGGTAGTAGGCAGAGGCTCTTTCACGGATGCATTCCCTTTGTTCGGTTACAGTTTGCAGGATTATGATGCGCTGTTTACGGAAAAGCTGGACCTCCTGCTGAAGATCCGGGATAATGAATTCGTGACCTGGTCCGGTAAATTCAGACCTGCTTTACGGAACCAGCCTGTTTACCCAAGACCGGCGCAGGAAAAATTGCCTGTCTGGCTGGGAGTAGGTGGTACGCCTCAGTCGTTTGTACGTGCAGGTACTTTGGGTTTGCCATTGATGGTAGCCATCATTGGAGGAGAAACACATCGTTTCCGCCCATTGATAGACCTTTACAGGGAGGCTGGGAAAAAAGCAGGGCATTCGCCGGAGGACTTGAAAGTAGGTTTGCATTCCCTGGGCTATGTGGCCAATACAACGGAAGAAGCATTTGAGGATTTCTACCCGGGCTATGCAGCCAGCATGACGGAGGTTGGAAAGGAGAGAGGCTGGCCGCCTATGACAAGGGAGCGCTTTTACAGCCAGGCAGGCCCAACGGGTGCATTGCTGGTAGGTAGTGTGGAAGAGGTAGCGGAAAAGGTGCTAAGGCATGCGGAAGCGTTAGGCGGTATATCCAGGCTTACTTTCCAGATGGATAGTGCGGAATTGTCTCATGAGAAATTGATGGAGTCCATTGGGTTGATTGGAACGAAATTGAAACCATTGGTTGTATAA
- a CDS encoding M48 family metallopeptidase — MFPGKYYDHQTAQAIPANIQLFVESLQLELPGGKKLHWLFTEITVEVVDRNFIRITAEGTLEVNDPVFVKTFLQKYKYTRSAGLHQLALRGGLKATLIVLLVIAGILLSGHFYVLPWCVNRVVDRLPLSFDKELGDLAAQSIHETSDPAGSQILRNFAHQIQWDTQDTLSFSIVKSDIENAYALPGGRIVVYTGLLEKLHTSDQLAALLSHEVAHVTHRHSVKKLCRDMSTTMLVSIALGSAGGATNTLYANASSLYSLTYSRQYEQEADLMGMETLRRNHINQLGMLQLMQVLQQLDQQTNIPEFVRTHPLTDNRVNYVRKGIAEHPAAFKKNAQMEELFRQLRQRYSK, encoded by the coding sequence ATGTTCCCAGGAAAGTATTACGATCACCAGACAGCACAAGCCATCCCGGCCAATATCCAGCTATTCGTGGAAAGCTTACAACTGGAGCTTCCCGGAGGAAAAAAGCTGCATTGGCTGTTTACGGAGATCACTGTAGAAGTGGTGGACCGTAACTTCATCCGCATTACAGCAGAAGGTACACTGGAAGTGAACGATCCCGTTTTTGTAAAAACATTCCTGCAAAAATACAAGTACACACGAAGCGCCGGCTTACATCAGCTGGCGCTTCGTGGTGGCTTGAAAGCCACGCTGATCGTATTATTGGTAATAGCCGGCATATTACTGTCCGGCCATTTTTATGTTCTGCCCTGGTGTGTCAACCGGGTGGTAGACAGATTGCCGCTCTCCTTTGACAAAGAGCTTGGAGACCTCGCAGCACAAAGCATTCATGAAACAAGCGACCCCGCAGGCAGTCAAATCCTCCGCAATTTTGCCCACCAGATACAATGGGATACGCAGGATACACTCAGCTTCAGTATTGTAAAAAGTGATATTGAAAATGCGTACGCACTACCCGGAGGCCGTATAGTGGTCTATACCGGTTTGTTGGAAAAATTACACACTTCGGATCAACTGGCAGCCCTCTTATCTCATGAAGTAGCACACGTCACCCACCGGCATTCCGTTAAGAAATTATGCAGGGACATGAGTACCACCATGCTGGTAAGTATCGCATTGGGCAGTGCCGGCGGCGCTACCAATACACTTTATGCCAATGCCAGTTCGCTCTATAGCCTCACCTACTCCCGTCAATATGAACAGGAGGCGGATCTCATGGGCATGGAAACTTTACGCCGCAACCATATCAATCAGCTGGGTATGCTGCAATTGATGCAGGTTTTGCAGCAGCTGGACCAGCAAACGAACATCCCCGAATTCGTCAGAACCCACCCACTCACCGATAACAGGGTGAATTACGTTCGTAAGGGTATAGCAGAACACCCCGCTGCTTTCAAAAAGAATGCGCAGATGGAAGAACTCTTCCGGCAGTTACGCCAGCGTTACAGCAAATAA
- a CDS encoding PVC-type heme-binding CxxCH protein — MLWKVNFTASVCLIIAPLLFISAGKQHSSDVPRRLEILFLGHKSKHHDSEKLAEIFTKEYFKDGINISYTTDPNDLNEANLKWYDGLIVYANHDSITKPQETALLNFVRSGKGFIPLHSASYCFRNSPEVVEMIGGQFKSHQYDSFPAVILKPEHPVMKGITAFVTKDETYVHDKISKNIEVLTERVEGTHHEPYTWVRPYGKGRVFYTAYGHDDNTFNNPGFLALVKNGILWAVGDEARANLSSYKIAQPVYVDGPVPNYEKRDPAPKVQLPLTPEESMSLIQVPVGFGLQLFAAEPDIVNPIYMNWDEKGRLWVIETVDYPNEIKNDDEGDDRIKICEDTDGDGKADKFTIFADKLNIPTSFTFVNGGIIVSQAPSFLFLKDTNGDDKADIRQPMVHGWGKSDTHAQASNLRYGVDNKIWGVVGYSGFKGKSGKDSLRFSQGVYRFDPDGKGLEYISSTSNNTWGLGFSEEFDVFISTANNTHSGFMGIPNRYFEKAKLRSGGVEKIDAHYAMHVATKNLRQVDVFGGFTAAAGHSLYTARTFPQEYWNRIAFVTEPTGRLIHKHVLKQVGAGFKEDGDDWNMLVSADEWAGPIQAEVGPDGALWVTDWYDFIIQHNPTPAPDWGGYKAENGKGNAYINPLRDHERGRIYRIYNKNNDQKNTTQLSKSDTEGLIKALSSDNMFWRLTAQRLLIEDKNKTVLPALYKIIQDKELDGAGINAPAIHALWTLKGLQALDGTNPQALAVAAGALNHPSAGVRRAAIQVLPASPATFLAIQKAKLFEDKDLRVRLAAVLATTEMKPSAAIGNVLVNMAEQEENTDDTWLKQALTISGKLNQETFRAAFRKRGLNENPALIQASVAQRLAFGERLSSLSLRRARPGNDAPAPEVADKELLLSGNIETRQGAALNGVVAAQGNKANGYGLYVLNNKMHFVVNQDGKAFEAVSTGDLPSNLSFKAGLQKNGTMQLIINDKEAATAKATGLFKKELSLPLRVGYDNSKGDDRVAGYPDSLFFLNANLVNARLETLAGLTSATATTDKDVKIDRTIVVKVIKDVMKYDQQLITVKAGITIQFVFQNTDFMQHNFLLVKPNTKEKVGAAADKLAQDPNGVKMQYVPKIPEVLLSTPLVNPGGKFTATFKIPATPGDYPYICTFPGHWRIMNGILRVTK, encoded by the coding sequence ATGTTATGGAAGGTTAACTTCACCGCAAGCGTGTGCCTCATCATTGCACCATTATTATTTATCAGCGCCGGAAAGCAACATTCTTCGGATGTGCCCCGCCGCCTGGAGATATTATTCCTGGGTCATAAGAGCAAACATCACGACAGTGAAAAACTGGCGGAGATCTTTACGAAGGAATATTTTAAGGATGGTATTAATATATCCTATACCACCGATCCCAACGATCTCAATGAGGCCAACCTGAAATGGTACGATGGGCTGATCGTATATGCCAATCACGATTCCATTACCAAACCGCAGGAAACCGCGCTGCTGAACTTTGTGCGTAGCGGCAAGGGCTTTATTCCTTTGCACAGCGCATCCTATTGCTTCCGCAACTCTCCGGAGGTAGTGGAAATGATAGGCGGGCAGTTCAAAAGTCATCAGTACGATTCCTTTCCTGCAGTGATCCTGAAGCCGGAACACCCGGTGATGAAGGGCATCACAGCTTTTGTAACGAAAGATGAAACGTATGTGCACGACAAGATCAGTAAAAACATAGAAGTACTTACTGAACGGGTGGAAGGAACACACCATGAACCGTATACCTGGGTAAGGCCATATGGTAAAGGCCGTGTATTTTATACTGCTTACGGGCATGATGATAATACCTTTAATAACCCCGGTTTCCTGGCATTGGTGAAGAATGGTATCCTCTGGGCAGTGGGAGATGAAGCGAGGGCTAACTTATCATCCTATAAAATAGCACAACCTGTTTATGTGGATGGCCCTGTACCTAATTATGAAAAGCGGGACCCTGCGCCCAAAGTGCAATTGCCACTGACGCCGGAAGAATCCATGTCGCTCATACAGGTGCCCGTTGGTTTTGGATTACAGTTGTTTGCGGCAGAGCCGGATATTGTAAATCCTATTTACATGAACTGGGATGAAAAGGGGCGTTTATGGGTGATCGAAACCGTGGATTATCCCAATGAAATAAAAAATGATGATGAAGGAGATGACCGCATTAAGATCTGTGAGGATACAGACGGAGATGGTAAAGCAGATAAGTTCACCATCTTTGCTGATAAGCTGAACATTCCTACCAGCTTCACTTTTGTGAATGGCGGTATTATTGTGAGCCAGGCGCCTTCCTTCCTCTTTTTAAAAGATACGAACGGCGATGATAAAGCAGATATCAGGCAGCCGATGGTGCATGGATGGGGTAAGAGCGATACCCATGCGCAAGCCTCTAACCTTCGTTATGGTGTTGATAATAAGATCTGGGGTGTTGTAGGATACTCAGGTTTCAAAGGAAAAAGTGGCAAGGACTCTTTGCGTTTCAGCCAGGGTGTATATCGTTTTGACCCGGATGGGAAAGGGCTGGAATACATTTCTTCTACCAGCAACAATACCTGGGGGCTGGGTTTCTCAGAAGAGTTCGATGTGTTCATTTCCACTGCGAATAATACCCACAGCGGTTTCATGGGCATCCCCAACCGGTATTTTGAAAAAGCGAAGCTACGGTCCGGCGGTGTGGAAAAGATCGATGCACACTATGCCATGCACGTTGCCACAAAAAATCTGCGGCAGGTGGATGTGTTTGGAGGTTTCACAGCAGCTGCGGGGCATAGCTTATATACAGCCAGAACTTTCCCGCAGGAATACTGGAACAGGATCGCTTTTGTAACAGAGCCTACAGGCCGTTTGATCCACAAACATGTTTTAAAACAAGTGGGGGCAGGTTTTAAAGAAGATGGAGATGATTGGAATATGCTGGTGAGCGCAGATGAATGGGCCGGGCCTATACAGGCTGAAGTTGGCCCGGATGGCGCTTTATGGGTAACGGACTGGTATGATTTTATTATCCAGCATAACCCAACACCTGCTCCTGACTGGGGAGGTTATAAGGCGGAGAACGGAAAAGGAAATGCCTACATCAATCCCCTGCGGGACCATGAGCGTGGACGTATCTATCGCATTTATAACAAGAACAATGATCAGAAGAATACTACCCAACTCAGCAAGAGCGATACAGAAGGATTGATCAAAGCGCTTTCCAGCGATAACATGTTCTGGCGCCTTACCGCACAGCGTTTACTAATTGAGGATAAAAACAAAACTGTATTGCCTGCTTTGTATAAGATTATACAGGATAAGGAACTGGATGGTGCAGGGATCAATGCACCGGCCATACATGCACTCTGGACATTGAAAGGTTTGCAGGCATTGGATGGAACAAATCCCCAGGCCTTAGCCGTTGCAGCAGGAGCATTAAATCATCCTTCCGCCGGTGTACGCAGAGCGGCTATCCAGGTATTGCCTGCCAGCCCTGCCACTTTCCTTGCCATTCAGAAAGCTAAACTGTTTGAGGATAAAGACCTGAGGGTACGCCTCGCAGCAGTACTGGCTACTACAGAAATGAAACCTTCCGCGGCGATCGGAAATGTGCTGGTGAATATGGCAGAGCAGGAAGAGAATACAGATGATACCTGGTTAAAACAGGCACTCACTATTTCCGGTAAACTCAACCAGGAAACATTCAGGGCCGCATTCCGCAAAAGAGGATTGAATGAAAACCCTGCATTGATACAGGCATCTGTAGCACAGCGGCTTGCTTTTGGTGAGCGGTTAAGCAGTTTGTCTTTGAGAAGGGCCAGGCCGGGCAATGATGCACCAGCTCCTGAAGTAGCGGACAAAGAACTCCTGCTTTCAGGCAATATAGAAACAAGGCAGGGTGCTGCACTGAATGGCGTGGTAGCGGCTCAGGGTAACAAGGCAAATGGTTATGGCCTGTATGTGCTGAATAACAAAATGCATTTTGTAGTGAACCAGGATGGTAAAGCATTCGAAGCCGTAAGTACCGGAGATCTGCCTTCCAACCTTTCCTTTAAAGCCGGTCTGCAAAAGAACGGCACCATGCAGCTGATCATTAATGATAAAGAAGCAGCAACTGCTAAGGCTACAGGTTTGTTTAAAAAAGAACTGAGCCTGCCATTGCGAGTAGGGTATGATAATAGCAAGGGAGATGACAGGGTAGCAGGTTATCCGGATAGCCTTTTCTTCCTCAATGCGAACTTAGTGAACGCAAGGCTGGAAACACTGGCTGGCCTAACGTCTGCAACTGCCACAACAGATAAGGATGTTAAAATAGACCGTACCATTGTGGTGAAGGTGATCAAGGATGTGATGAAATATGATCAGCAACTGATCACCGTGAAAGCGGGCATCACCATTCAGTTCGTATTCCAGAACACAGACTTTATGCAGCACAACTTCCTGCTGGTGAAACCCAATACCAAAGAGAAAGTAGGCGCGGCAGCAGATAAACTGGCACAGGACCCTAATGGTGTGAAAATGCAGTATGTGCCTAAAATACCTGAGGTTTTACTGTCTACACCACTCGTGAACCCAGGCGGTAAGTTCACCGCTACATTTAAAATACCAGCTACTCCCGGGGATTATCCTTACATCTGTACCTTCCCGGGCCACTGGCGTATTATGAATGGAATCTTAAGAGTTACAAAGTAA